In Elusimicrobiota bacterium, the following proteins share a genomic window:
- a CDS encoding radical SAM protein, which produces MRILLFSMPDATHPLYPRFCRAPNLGLASLAGMLKGDADVRVADLVLRREDVAGAVREALETVKPDLVGLSAMTFQYYTATRVAGLVRAWNPDVPIVLGGYHATMSYRDIAAGDPLLFDFIARGESEYTLLELVRAMGAGRTRFESVAGLSWRSGSEYVHNADRALSPLRELPPPDRRSRLWKGYRIHGIGFDTAETSRGCTMPCNFCSITKMYGRSFRAFPMDRILADLSEAADLGAEEIFFTDDNLTLYPEHLDRVCRALAASGLKKRLRFSTQASVAGLGRDLSVVGRMAEAGFNLVFLGIENVTRRNLLAYRKGDSTALVGDVLAELRRHRMMVMGGFILGSPDDREEDLLEQFRFMDEQALDSYLVQVLTPYPGTPMTEDLERQGFVVNRDLRRYSGHFANVRTRHLSSRRLDFLRWKHFPYYRSVRWFRKAMGPRLFPLAVALEVIARTREGLVEKALKRLVSEDYAFKRYMRRYLKDNLFFGEEPDLRWPDDEPTPAPRRPREPAVASPV; this is translated from the coding sequence ATGCGCATCCTCCTCTTCTCCATGCCGGACGCGACGCACCCGCTCTATCCGCGCTTCTGCCGGGCGCCGAACCTCGGGCTGGCCTCGCTCGCCGGGATGCTCAAGGGCGACGCCGACGTGCGCGTCGCCGACCTCGTCCTGCGCCGTGAGGACGTCGCCGGCGCCGTGCGCGAGGCCCTGGAGACGGTGAAGCCCGACCTCGTCGGCCTCTCGGCGATGACCTTCCAGTACTACACGGCCACCCGCGTCGCGGGGCTCGTGCGGGCCTGGAACCCGGACGTCCCCATCGTGCTCGGCGGCTATCACGCCACGATGTCCTACCGCGACATCGCCGCCGGAGACCCCCTCCTCTTCGACTTCATCGCCCGCGGCGAGTCCGAATACACGCTCCTCGAGCTCGTGCGCGCCATGGGCGCGGGGCGCACGCGCTTCGAGAGCGTCGCCGGCCTCAGTTGGCGCAGCGGCTCGGAGTACGTCCACAACGCCGACCGCGCCCTCTCCCCCCTGCGCGAACTGCCCCCGCCCGACCGGCGCAGCCGGCTCTGGAAGGGCTACCGCATCCACGGGATCGGCTTCGACACCGCCGAGACCTCGCGCGGCTGCACCATGCCCTGCAACTTCTGCAGCATCACGAAGATGTACGGCCGCAGCTTCCGCGCCTTCCCCATGGACCGCATCCTCGCCGACTTGTCGGAGGCCGCCGACCTCGGCGCCGAGGAGATCTTCTTCACCGACGACAACCTCACCCTCTATCCCGAGCACCTCGACCGGGTCTGCCGCGCCCTCGCCGCCAGCGGCCTCAAGAAGCGCCTGCGCTTCTCGACGCAGGCCTCGGTCGCCGGGCTCGGCCGGGACCTCTCCGTCGTCGGCCGCATGGCGGAGGCCGGCTTCAACCTCGTCTTCCTCGGCATCGAGAACGTCACGCGCCGCAACCTCCTCGCCTACCGCAAGGGCGACAGCACGGCCCTCGTCGGGGACGTCCTCGCGGAGCTGCGCCGCCACCGGATGATGGTGATGGGCGGCTTCATCCTCGGCTCCCCCGACGACCGCGAGGAGGATCTCCTCGAGCAGTTCCGCTTCATGGACGAGCAGGCCCTCGACAGCTACCTCGTGCAGGTCCTCACCCCCTACCCGGGCACGCCCATGACCGAGGACCTCGAGCGACAGGGCTTCGTCGTCAACCGCGACCTGCGCCGCTACTCGGGACACTTCGCGAACGTCCGCACCCGCCACCTGAGCTCGCGCCGGCTCGACTTCCTGCGCTGGAAGCACTTCCCCTATTACCGCAGCGTGCGCTGGTTCCGCAAGGCGATGGGCCCGCGGCTCTTCCCCCTCGCCGTGGCCCTCGAGGTCATCGCGCGCACCCGCGAGGGTCTCGTCGAGAAGGCGCTCAAGCGCCTGGTCTCGGAAGATTACGCCTTCAAGCGCTACATGCGCC